Part of the bacterium genome is shown below.
ATTATGTTTCTGAACTTCTGCATTTCGTGGCAGAATTTGACTAAAATGAAGTTGAAATGGTATATTACCTCGCTGTTTTAGGAGAAAAAATGCCTACTTACGACTACGAATGTAAAAAATGCGGACATAAATTTGAAGCGTTCCACAGCATGAGCGCTGAATCTTTAAAGGAGTGTCCGAAATGCAACGGTAAAGTAAAAAGATTGATAGGGGCGGGAGCAGGACTGATATTCAAAGGTTCCGGGTTTTACGCTACAGATTACAAAAAGAAAGAAAATAAAACTGAAAGCTCTCCAAAAAGTTCTTCCTGTCCTTCATCCTGCGCGCCAAAAGACTGCTCTACCTGCAAAAAATAATTTATTTAAGTTGAGTCTTTTAAAAAAATAAATCTACGCAGTAAGTCTTATTTCAATAAAAAAGGGGCAAAACTAATTTTCTAAGTTTCTTTTTCTCAATGTTGCTTTTAATAAGAGCTTTTTTTAGAAAAGGAAGTTGGGCTATAGCTTCTTTTTCTCCTTCTTTTATTATATCCTCGGCATGAGAAAAAGAGAACCAGTCCCATCCTCCGGTAGATGGAGAAAACAGAAAATCCGCTAATAAAGATTCTATACGGGCAAATTCCACTTCCTTTACTTCGCTTGTTCTTATCATTACATCTAATGCTTTTAACGGTTCTTTACTACTTAAATTTCCAGAAGATATCGCTATTATAAAATCGGCTCCCATCTTTTCCGCGGCAATAACAGGCATTCTGCTTAAAACTCCTCCGTCCACTAATAAATCATCATTTTCCTTTATCGGAGTGAAAAGTCCCGGAATACTTACTGAAGCAACCACCGCTCGCAAAAGATTGCCTTCGTTAATAATAACTCTTTTGCCTTTCTTTATATCGGTGGCTACACAAAAAAACGGTATATTTGTCTGGGGAAAAATAAGTTCCGGTGATATAAGTTTGCTTAAGCCATCTATCATGGTTTGTTCGTTCCACATTCCTTCTTTGAACCAGTTGACAAGATAGAAACTTAAATCCCTCATAAATTCTCCAATTTTCTGTATACCTTCTGCTTCCGAGGTGAATGTTTTTTCTATTTCTTTTATCTGTTTGAATTGGCAAAAATCCAGGATTATACTTTCTATTTTTCCCACGGGAACTCCTATGGAAAAAAGAGCTCCTACAATTGAACCCATACTACATCCTACTATCATATCAATCGGGATTTTTTCTTTTTCCAGCACTTTTAAAATGCCTATCTGGGATAAAGATTTGGCTCCGCCGCCGGCAAGAACAAGGGCGATTTTGCCACGTGTGAGTGAACGAGCAGGTCTTAATCTCCTTAACTTTCTTATTTTTGATTTTAATTTTTGTTTTAAATTTTTTATTCTGTTATTCATATCTCAACGCTTCAATTGGATCCAAGAGCGCAGCTTTTCTAGCGGGATATATACCAAAAGTAAGTCCAATAGCAACTGAAATAAAGAAAGCTATTAAGACTGACCATAAAGTAACTATTGTAGCCATCCCTGCAAACTTAGATACTATTTGGGGAATTATAACTCCTACAAGTACACCAATAAATCCTCCCGCAGCCGAAAGAATAACCGCTTCTGTTACAAACTGATAGATAATATCTCTTCTTTTAGCTCCAAGTGCTCTTCTTATCCCTATTTCTCTTGTTCTTTCTGTAACAGTCGCAAGCATAATATTCATAATTCCAATTCCGCCAACAATTAAGGAAATCGCAGCTATGGAACCAAGAACAATACTAAAAATTTTCGCTCTATGTTCTTCCTGTTTTAATAAATCTAAGGGGACAAGAATTTCGTAATCCGGATTTTTGTGAGTTGATTCCAAAATATGGTTTATCAATGCTGACGTTGACATGATTTTATTAGTATCTTTAACTTTCGCTATGAAGCGATGAAACTTTACCCAACTTGCTTGTCTAGTTCGCATTTTAACATTGAACTCGCCAAAATAAGCTCGTGCTGTAGTCAGAGGAAGATAAACATCGAAATTAATGTCATCGGCTTCGAAACTTCCTGTCCCTTTTGAAAATACTTTTGCCTTTACGACACCGATAACGGTGAAATAATTACTCTTTATTTTTATTTTCTCACCAATAGGATTTACTCCGAGGAAAAGAATATTCTTTATTGAAGAGCCTATTACAACTACCGATTTACTCGTATCCATATCGACTTTATTAATAAATCTTCCGCCAGCTTCAACTTTCATATTGGTCGTTTCCGCATAATCAGGAGTTGTGCCGACAACTCTTCCCGGAGTATTCTTGGCAAGACGCCAAATTTCTTCGTTGATTTCCCATGCAGGGACAATATTTTCAATAGAAGGAATTGATAAAATTTTCATGAAATCTGAAGGAGTAAGACCATAAACATCAAGCCAAGAAGTCGTTTGAGTCGTGGCATCGCTTGGTGGTTTTAAACTTCTGATAATTATATTATTACTCCCGAGTGCTTTAATTATTTCTTTTGCTTCAAAACTTGCGCCTTCTCCGATAGCAAGCATTGCTATTACAGAAGCAACTCCAAATACAATTCCGAGCATAGTAAGAAAAGAACGCAATTTATGAAGCCAAAGATTTTTCCCCCCGAATCTTACTATTCTTAAAACATGAAGAATGTTAATTTTCATTTATAATTTCCCCGTCAAGCAATCGCACTACTCTTTGAGAGTAACCTGCTATTTTCGGGTCATGAGTTATTACGACAAGCGTTTTACCTTCTTTATTTAATTGAATGAGAATGTCCATAATTTCCTTACCGGTTTCACTGTCGAGATTACCCGTCGGTTCATCGGCTAAAATCAAAACGGGTTGATTTACTAAAGCTCTGGCAATTGCAACTCTTTGTCGTTCACCCCCGGAAAGTTCCGAAGGTCTATGTCTAATCCGGCTACCTAAACCTACAAGCTCTGCCAATTCAAAAGCTTTTTCTTTAATAACACTTTCTTCAACTCCCTGATAAAAAAGCGGAATGCCTATATTCTCTAATACGGTTAATTGGGGAATAAGGTTGAAAGTTTGGAAAACAAATCCAATTTTACAACTGCGAATTTCAGAAAGTTCATCGTCCGACAATGTGGAAATTTTTCTTTCTTCCATAAAATATTGTCCTTCTGAAGGTTTATCAAGACACCCGAGAATATTCAACATCGTTGTCTTGCCGCTACCGGAGGGCCCCATAATTGATAAATGCTCGCCTGTTTTTATGCAGAGATTAATTCCTTTAAGCACGGAAACATCGACTGGTCCAAGTCTGTAAACTTTCCAAATATCGACAAGGTTTATTATTTCTTTTTTCATTGTCTTTATCTATTAGGTCTACCTGTTCCGCTATTTTCAGGTCTTGTTGTATTCGTCGTTGAGGATTGTTCTGTCGGCATATTCTCTGTCTCTTCGCTCTTAAATTTTCCTATTTCAGCCATAGGCGTTTTTTTAACTTGTTCTCCCATTTCACCTGGAAATATTACCACGATTTCTCCTTCTTTTAATCCACTTTTTACTTCCACCATATCTTCACTACTACTACCAAGTTCAAGTTCCCTAATCTCAATTCTGCTTCCCCTAAGGACAGCACAGGCTGATTTCCCTTCTCTTGCCGATATTACTACTAAAGGAACCACCAAAACATTTGCTAATTTCTCAATCGTGATTTCTACTTCCGCAGACAGCCCCGGTTTTAGACAATCAAAATTCTGCCCATTTCTATCAAGAGAAATTTTAACAATATAAACATTTAAGTCCGGATTCATCCATTTGAAAGTAGCGTCTGGCAAAGGAGCAACTTTTTTAACTTCTCCAGTAAATTGGTTCCCACTACAAGCATCTACTTTTATAATAGCTTTCTGCCCAACCTTTATTTTTTCTATAGAAGACTCATGAATCTTTACTTCAACTCCCATACTGCTAAAATCCGGTATATTCAGCAATTCTTGACGGTTACGGACATTTGTACCTGCTTGAATAGGGTCTTGAGAATGCCAAGGATTACTACTTGACGCATAAGTAACAAGTCCTGGTTGTGTCGCTCTGATTGTGCATTTAGCAATGTTTTGTTCCGCTTCACTGAGGTTGTTCTTACGCTCAAGGTATGTAGCTTCCGTACTTTTAACATTTGCTTCGGATTTGATAATCTCCGATTCGCATTTGGCTTTTGTTCTATCAAATTCTCTCAGTGATTCTTGATAATCAGAAAAAAGTAACGCCACTTGTTTGGGAAAGTCGTAATCCAGGAAAAGTTGATATCCTAACTTAGAATTCTCTGAAGAGGCCTCTTGTTGTTGCAAAGAAAATCTGTCTGCATCCAATTCACTTTTTGTTATATATTCTTTTTCAGCTAATTTTTCGCTCCATTGAACTCTATCTTTCGCCCGAGCGACCTCTTCTTTGGTAAGGTCTATATTATTCTCAAGTTCTCTTTTCTTATTTAGGGCTTCTCCTTCTAGCTGCTGATTTGCTATCAACTCTGAAAAGTTTATATTCTTATTGATACTTGCAATAAGCTCACCAGCCAATTTCTCTCCTAAATATTTTTCTAAATCTATCTTCGCAAACTTGACGTTCAATTCTGCCTGTATAATATCGCTGTCATTCTGTTTTTTCCGTATTTCAAGATTTTGCTGTGCCTGCGTATAAGACGACAAACTGTTCTCTACAGTTATCCTTAACTCCTCTGCGCGGTCATCTAAATCCTTGGAATCAAGTTTCATAAGGATTTTGCTGTCCTGAACATCCTTTTCAGTGATTAGTATTCCTTCGTCAATTACCTCTAGAATATTCCGCTGACCAGGGACTTCATTAATAATTTTCTGAGAACGCAGTGCCTTGAGATTTCCTCCTTCTAGGACAGATATAACTAGACCTTGTCTTTTTACTTCATAGCTAATTAGTCCTTCTATCCTTTTTTTCCCTTGGATAAAACCGTTAAGAAATAGTAAGAGAAATATAAAAACAATTCCGCCTACCAATAAGAATTTATTTTTACCCTGTAGTGCTGTCTTAATAAACGAACGGATAAAATTCCAATGGGAATTAGCTCCGCAAAGAAATTTATTTCTAACGGGGTTAGTTGCCTTCCCCACTGATTTTTTCATAGAGGTCTCCTTTCCATACTCCACCCTCATCAATTTCTAAGGTTTCAGTATCCCTTAAAAACTGCAGATAAGAAATCAAATAACTTACGATTGCTGTTGATAAGGAATTCTTTGCGTTAAGATACGATTCTTGAGCTTCCAACAAATCTCGTGTAGTTGCTCTTCCTGCTTGAAGCAACAAATCAGTTCCTTCAACTCTTTTACTTGCAAGT
Proteins encoded:
- a CDS encoding zinc ribbon domain-containing protein, which encodes MPTYDYECKKCGHKFEAFHSMSAESLKECPKCNGKVKRLIGAGAGLIFKGSGFYATDYKKKENKTESSPKSSSCPSSCAPKDCSTCKK
- a CDS encoding patatin-like phospholipase family protein, with protein sequence MNNRIKNLKQKLKSKIRKLRRLRPARSLTRGKIALVLAGGGAKSLSQIGILKVLEKEKIPIDMIVGCSMGSIVGALFSIGVPVGKIESIILDFCQFKQIKEIEKTFTSEAEGIQKIGEFMRDLSFYLVNWFKEGMWNEQTMIDGLSKLISPELIFPQTNIPFFCVATDIKKGKRVIINEGNLLRAVVASVSIPGLFTPIKENDDLLVDGGVLSRMPVIAAEKMGADFIIAISSGNLSSKEPLKALDVMIRTSEVKEVEFARIESLLADFLFSPSTGGWDWFSFSHAEDIIKEGEKEAIAQLPFLKKALIKSNIEKKKLRKLVLPLFY
- a CDS encoding ABC transporter permease, with product MKINILHVLRIVRFGGKNLWLHKLRSFLTMLGIVFGVASVIAMLAIGEGASFEAKEIIKALGSNNIIIRSLKPPSDATTQTTSWLDVYGLTPSDFMKILSIPSIENIVPAWEINEEIWRLAKNTPGRVVGTTPDYAETTNMKVEAGGRFINKVDMDTSKSVVVIGSSIKNILFLGVNPIGEKIKIKSNYFTVIGVVKAKVFSKGTGSFEADDINFDVYLPLTTARAYFGEFNVKMRTRQASWVKFHRFIAKVKDTNKIMSTSALINHILESTHKNPDYEILVPLDLLKQEEHRAKIFSIVLGSIAAISLIVGGIGIMNIMLATVTERTREIGIRRALGAKRRDIIYQFVTEAVILSAAGGFIGVLVGVIIPQIVSKFAGMATIVTLWSVLIAFFISVAIGLTFGIYPARKAALLDPIEALRYE
- a CDS encoding ABC transporter ATP-binding protein; the protein is MKKEIINLVDIWKVYRLGPVDVSVLKGINLCIKTGEHLSIMGPSGSGKTTMLNILGCLDKPSEGQYFMEERKISTLSDDELSEIRSCKIGFVFQTFNLIPQLTVLENIGIPLFYQGVEESVIKEKAFELAELVGLGSRIRHRPSELSGGERQRVAIARALVNQPVLILADEPTGNLDSETGKEIMDILIQLNKEGKTLVVITHDPKIAGYSQRVVRLLDGEIINEN
- a CDS encoding efflux RND transporter periplasmic adaptor subunit; this translates as MKKSVGKATNPVRNKFLCGANSHWNFIRSFIKTALQGKNKFLLVGGIVFIFLLLFLNGFIQGKKRIEGLISYEVKRQGLVISVLEGGNLKALRSQKIINEVPGQRNILEVIDEGILITEKDVQDSKILMKLDSKDLDDRAEELRITVENSLSSYTQAQQNLEIRKKQNDSDIIQAELNVKFAKIDLEKYLGEKLAGELIASINKNINFSELIANQQLEGEALNKKRELENNIDLTKEEVARAKDRVQWSEKLAEKEYITKSELDADRFSLQQQEASSENSKLGYQLFLDYDFPKQVALLFSDYQESLREFDRTKAKCESEIIKSEANVKSTEATYLERKNNLSEAEQNIAKCTIRATQPGLVTYASSSNPWHSQDPIQAGTNVRNRQELLNIPDFSSMGVEVKIHESSIEKIKVGQKAIIKVDACSGNQFTGEVKKVAPLPDATFKWMNPDLNVYIVKISLDRNGQNFDCLKPGLSAEVEITIEKLANVLVVPLVVISAREGKSACAVLRGSRIEIRELELGSSSEDMVEVKSGLKEGEIVVIFPGEMGEQVKKTPMAEIGKFKSEETENMPTEQSSTTNTTRPENSGTGRPNR